A genomic segment from Lutibacter sp. A80 encodes:
- a CDS encoding deoxyribodipyrimidine photo-lyase — protein MNKQEIAIFWFRRDLRLQDNIGLYHALNSEYPVLPIFIFDEAILNELPKNDARVNFIHQTLSSIHKDLVEENSSLYVKKGEVTAVWKALLNNFNIKKVFFNKDYEPYAIKRDAEITNLCIENNIEVHSYKDQVIFEEDEVLKADGKPYTVYTPYKNKWWNLYHSQELKLFPSENYKENFLKANFNFPTINDIGFTESSIKVRPINKNAILDYQNFRDLPTVATSNNSVYLRFGLISARKLFKYAQAKNETYCNELIWREFFMQILYHFPKVVSENFKSKYNFIPWRNNEEEFKLWCEGKTGYPIVDAGMRELNQTGYMHNRVRMIVASFLNKHLLIDWRWGEAYFAEKLLDYDLAANNGNWQWVAGTGCDSAPYFRVFNPTTQQQKFDPDFKYIKKWNPNYKNIPEIVEHKFARLRYLEVVKKSLIQ, from the coding sequence ATTAATAAACAAGAAATTGCTATTTTTTGGTTTCGAAGAGATTTAAGGTTACAGGATAATATAGGTTTGTACCACGCTTTAAACTCGGAATACCCAGTACTTCCAATTTTTATTTTTGATGAAGCCATTTTAAATGAATTGCCAAAAAATGATGCTCGTGTAAATTTTATTCACCAAACGTTAAGTAGTATACATAAAGATTTAGTTGAGGAAAATTCTTCATTATACGTGAAAAAAGGAGAAGTTACAGCTGTTTGGAAAGCACTTCTAAATAATTTCAATATTAAAAAAGTGTTTTTTAATAAGGATTATGAGCCGTATGCAATTAAAAGAGATGCTGAAATAACTAATTTATGTATTGAAAATAATATTGAAGTGCATTCTTATAAAGATCAGGTTATTTTTGAAGAAGATGAGGTTTTAAAAGCTGATGGAAAACCATATACAGTGTATACACCTTATAAAAATAAATGGTGGAATTTATACCATTCGCAAGAACTAAAATTATTTCCTTCAGAAAATTATAAAGAAAATTTTTTAAAAGCTAACTTCAATTTTCCTACAATAAATGATATTGGTTTTACTGAAAGCAGTATAAAAGTAAGACCAATTAACAAAAATGCAATTTTAGATTATCAAAATTTTAGAGATTTACCAACAGTTGCTACTTCTAATAATTCGGTGTATTTAAGGTTTGGGTTGATAAGTGCGCGTAAATTATTTAAATATGCACAAGCTAAAAACGAAACCTACTGTAACGAACTTATTTGGCGTGAATTTTTTATGCAAATTTTGTATCACTTTCCAAAAGTAGTGAGCGAAAATTTTAAATCGAAATACAATTTTATTCCTTGGCGAAATAACGAAGAAGAGTTTAAATTGTGGTGCGAAGGAAAAACGGGATATCCAATTGTAGATGCTGGAATGCGAGAATTAAACCAAACGGGTTATATGCACAACAGAGTTAGAATGATTGTTGCCAGTTTTTTAAATAAACATTTGTTAATAGATTGGCGTTGGGGAGAAGCTTATTTTGCTGAAAAATTATTGGATTACGATTTGGCGGCGAACAATGGAAATTGGCAATGGGTTGCAGGAACAGGTTGTGATTCTGCTCCATATTTTAGAGTTTTTAATCCAACAACACAACAACAAAAATTTGATCCAGATTTTAAATACATCAAAAAATGGAACCCGAATTATAAAAATATTCCTGAAATTGTTGAGCATAAATTTGCTCGCTTGCGTTATTTAGAGGTTGTAAAAAAGTCTTTAATACAATAA
- a CDS encoding lycopene cyclase domain-containing protein — translation MTALYFIINIASLSIPFLYSFEKKMRFIQYWKSVFLAITIVAVPFLIWDVWFTNIGVWGFNSTYLLGSTIANLPFEEVLFFFCIPYASIFTHYALLYFFPKLALPQKLTKLITIGLLISALVIVYFNYDKWYTLVNFSFFALLLVYALVSNDTILKSFYITFLVVLIPFFIVNGLLTGSFIEDQVVWYNNAENLRIRLGTVPVEDAFYAFSMLYGATVLIEKFKPIFNKK, via the coding sequence ATGACAGCCTTATATTTTATAATAAATATAGCTTCATTATCAATTCCATTTTTATATAGTTTTGAAAAAAAAATGCGATTTATCCAATATTGGAAATCTGTATTTTTAGCCATAACAATTGTTGCTGTTCCATTTTTAATTTGGGATGTTTGGTTTACAAATATTGGTGTTTGGGGGTTTAATTCAACTTATTTATTAGGTTCAACAATAGCTAATTTACCTTTTGAAGAAGTACTTTTCTTTTTTTGTATTCCGTATGCAAGTATTTTTACACACTATGCTTTATTGTATTTTTTTCCGAAGCTAGCATTGCCGCAAAAGCTTACAAAATTAATAACTATTGGTTTGTTAATTTCTGCACTTGTAATTGTGTATTTTAATTACGATAAATGGTACACATTAGTTAATTTTTCATTTTTCGCATTACTTTTAGTATATGCTTTAGTTAGTAACGATACCATTTTAAAATCGTTTTACATTACTTTTTTAGTGGTTTTAATCCCATTTTTTATTGTAAACGGACTGCTAACAGGAAGTTTTATTGAAGATCAAGTTGTTTGGTATAACAATGCAGAAAATTTAAGAATTAGATTAGGAACTGTTCCTGTTGAAGATGCTTTTTATGCATTTAGTATGTTGTATGGGGCAACGGTGTTAATTGAAAAATTTAAACCTATTTTTAATAAAAAGTAA
- a CDS encoding SDR family oxidoreductase, which produces MKILVTGATGYIGKRLIPLLLNDGHTIVCTVRDKNRTPINFLNEKRIEIVEVDFLKSETFNNIPKDIDTAYYLIHSMSNSSTEFHTLEERCAQNFKNYIETTATKQVIYLSGITNDTKLSKHLLSRKNVENRLASNNYALTTFKAGIIVGSGSSSFEIIRDLVEKLPFMITPKWLNTKTQPIAIRDVLAFLQRAIGKKELYNKSFDIFGPEILTYKEMLLQFAEIRGLKRRIITVPLMTPKLSSYWLYFVTSTSYKLAASLVNSMGIEIIGKPSNIYQLLKVQPISYKEAVENAFVKIEQNSIVSSWKDSFISSALESDLHKHINVPTYGCFTDKKQRILKNENFTLDKIWAIGGKNGWYYGTFLWKLRGYIDLIFGGIGLRRGRTHPTKLNNGDSLDFWRVIYVNKEAKKLLLYAEMKLPGEAWLEFKIEDNILYQTATFRPQGIAGRLYWYAVTPFHWFVFNGMISKLAKSS; this is translated from the coding sequence ATGAAAATTCTAGTTACAGGAGCAACCGGCTATATTGGAAAACGATTAATTCCCCTACTATTAAACGATGGACATACTATTGTTTGCACTGTACGTGATAAAAATAGAACCCCAATTAACTTTTTAAATGAAAAAAGAATAGAAATTGTAGAAGTAGATTTTTTAAAATCCGAAACTTTTAATAATATACCTAAAGATATTGACACCGCTTATTATTTAATTCACTCAATGTCAAATTCTTCAACAGAATTTCATACACTTGAGGAAAGATGTGCTCAAAATTTTAAAAACTATATTGAAACAACTGCTACAAAACAGGTAATTTATTTAAGTGGAATTACCAACGACACCAAATTATCTAAACATTTATTATCTCGTAAAAATGTTGAAAACAGGTTAGCTTCAAACAATTATGCATTAACCACTTTTAAAGCAGGAATTATTGTAGGTTCGGGTAGTTCTTCTTTTGAAATAATTAGAGATTTAGTTGAAAAACTACCATTTATGATCACTCCAAAATGGCTCAACACCAAAACGCAGCCCATTGCTATTAGAGATGTTTTAGCTTTTTTACAAAGAGCTATTGGCAAAAAAGAATTATATAATAAATCATTCGATATTTTTGGTCCAGAAATATTGACTTATAAAGAAATGCTTTTACAATTTGCCGAGATTAGAGGTTTAAAAAGACGTATTATTACTGTTCCTTTAATGACTCCAAAATTATCATCGTATTGGCTATATTTTGTTACTTCAACTTCTTATAAACTTGCTGCTAGCTTGGTTAACAGTATGGGAATAGAAATTATTGGAAAGCCTAGCAACATTTATCAATTGTTAAAAGTACAACCAATTTCGTACAAGGAAGCAGTAGAAAATGCTTTTGTTAAAATTGAACAAAATAGCATTGTATCTAGCTGGAAAGATTCTTTTATAAGCAGCGCTTTAGAAAGTGATTTACATAAACATATTAATGTACCAACATACGGTTGTTTTACAGATAAAAAACAACGTATTTTAAAAAATGAAAACTTTACACTAGATAAAATTTGGGCTATTGGCGGAAAAAATGGCTGGTATTACGGTACTTTTTTATGGAAACTACGTGGTTATATCGATTTGATTTTTGGTGGTATCGGTTTAAGACGCGGACGTACACATCCTACCAAATTAAACAATGGAGATTCGTTAGATTTTTGGCGTGTAATTTACGTCAATAAAGAAGCAAAAAAACTATTGTTATATGCCGAAATGAAACTACCAGGAGAAGCTTGGTTAGAGTTTAAAATTGAAGATAATATACTTTACCAAACTGCAACTTTTAGACCACAAGGAATTGCCGGACGCTTGTATTGGTATGCGGTTACACCATTTCATTGGTTTGTCTTTAATGGAATGATTTCAAAACTAGCAAAATCTAGTTAA
- a CDS encoding AarF/ABC1/UbiB kinase family protein — protein sequence MLKTIDTIPVSKIQRATKLVQTGAKVGVNYLKYYGDKLVNTEDEAKEKLNKNNAADIYDGLKKLKGSALKVAQMLSMEKSVLPQAYVEKFSLSQFSVPPLSAPLVVKTFKKYFGKAPNEIFDTFNANSVNAASIGQVHKAEKDGKQLAVKIQYPGIANSISSDLTMVKPIAISMFNIKGKDSDKYFKEVEDKLIEETNYLIEIKQSKEVSEACKHIPNLYFPNYYSEYSSERIITMDWMQGEHLSEFTTHNTNVENSNKLGQALWDFYIYQIHKLKKVHADPHPGNFLISENADLIALDFGCMKTIPNDFYVPYFELAKKENINNPEIFNQKLFELEILKEDDSPEELAFFTAMFHDMLSLFTQPFHQEVFDFSNPNFFKQIAELGERYSKSTELKKMNGNRGSKHFIYINRTFFGLYNLMFDLKATKVYINNFNKL from the coding sequence ATGCTAAAAACTATTGATACAATTCCAGTTTCTAAAATTCAAAGAGCCACCAAACTAGTACAAACTGGTGCAAAAGTTGGTGTAAATTATCTAAAATACTATGGCGACAAGCTAGTAAACACAGAAGATGAAGCTAAAGAAAAATTAAATAAAAATAATGCTGCAGATATTTACGATGGATTAAAAAAATTAAAAGGTAGCGCCTTAAAAGTTGCTCAAATGTTGAGTATGGAAAAAAGCGTTTTACCACAAGCGTATGTAGAAAAATTTTCGCTATCTCAATTTTCTGTCCCGCCACTTTCTGCACCATTAGTTGTAAAAACCTTTAAAAAATACTTTGGAAAAGCTCCAAACGAGATTTTTGACACCTTTAATGCAAATTCTGTAAATGCTGCAAGTATAGGACAAGTACATAAAGCGGAAAAAGACGGCAAACAGTTAGCTGTTAAAATTCAATACCCAGGTATTGCAAATAGTATTTCTAGCGATTTAACCATGGTAAAACCTATTGCCATTAGTATGTTTAATATTAAAGGTAAAGATTCTGATAAATATTTTAAAGAAGTTGAAGATAAACTAATTGAAGAAACCAACTATTTAATTGAAATTAAGCAAAGTAAAGAGGTTTCAGAAGCGTGCAAACACATCCCTAACTTGTACTTTCCAAATTATTATTCAGAATATTCTTCGGAAAGAATTATTACAATGGACTGGATGCAAGGTGAGCATTTATCTGAATTTACTACACACAATACCAATGTAGAAAATTCGAATAAATTAGGCCAAGCATTGTGGGATTTTTATATATACCAAATTCATAAATTAAAAAAAGTGCACGCAGATCCGCATCCTGGAAATTTTTTAATTTCAGAAAATGCAGATTTAATTGCCTTAGATTTTGGCTGCATGAAAACCATACCAAACGATTTTTACGTTCCTTATTTTGAATTGGCTAAAAAAGAAAACATAAACAATCCTGAAATTTTCAATCAAAAACTATTTGAATTAGAGATTTTAAAAGAAGATGATTCTCCTGAAGAATTAGCGTTTTTCACAGCAATGTTTCACGATATGTTGAGTTTATTTACACAACCTTTTCACCAAGAAGTTTTTGATTTTTCAAACCCAAACTTCTTTAAACAAATAGCTGAATTAGGCGAACGTTATTCTAAAAGCACAGAACTTAAAAAAATGAACGGCAATAGAGGTTCTAAACACTTTATTTATATAAATAGAACGTTTTTTGGATTATACAATCTTATGTTCGATTTAAAAGCAACTAAAGTTTACATTAATAATTTCAACAAATTATAA
- a CDS encoding TetR family transcriptional regulator C-terminal domain-containing protein, translating to MKHTKQLKSSDIISFYIDYVLKNNSKPSSVYVFTKENNFEETLFYQYFGSFEAIENAIFNTFFENTITTLDKSTDYQTFNARNKLLSFYYTFFENLTANRSYVVATLHSKKLDLKKINALSSLKTSFTNYIDTPIDLKQKNIVQIQQKSIKETAWLQLLITLKFWLDDSSANFEKTDIFIEKSVNTSFDLIDSTPLKSIIDFGKFLYKEKMNIN from the coding sequence ATGAAACATACAAAACAATTAAAATCATCAGATATTATAAGTTTCTACATAGATTATGTTTTAAAAAACAATTCAAAACCTTCATCAGTTTATGTATTTACCAAAGAAAACAATTTTGAAGAAACGCTCTTCTATCAGTATTTCGGATCGTTTGAAGCTATCGAAAATGCAATTTTCAATACATTTTTTGAAAACACTATTACTACATTAGATAAAAGCACCGATTACCAAACATTTAATGCTCGCAACAAACTATTAAGCTTCTATTATACATTTTTTGAAAACTTAACCGCAAACAGAAGCTATGTTGTTGCAACATTACATTCTAAAAAGTTAGATTTAAAAAAAATAAACGCGCTATCTAGCTTAAAAACAAGTTTTACAAATTATATAGATACACCTATTGATTTAAAACAAAAAAACATTGTTCAAATTCAACAGAAAAGTATTAAAGAAACTGCTTGGCTACAGCTATTAATTACCTTAAAATTTTGGTTAGACGACAGTTCAGCAAATTTTGAAAAAACAGACATTTTTATAGAAAAATCAGTGAATACAAGCTTTGATTTGATCGACTCAACTCCTTTAAAAAGTATTATAGATTTTGGGAAGTTTTTATACAAAGAAAAAATGAACATAAACTAA
- a CDS encoding 6-carboxytetrahydropterin synthase, translated as MGFKVAISRREHFNSAHRLHNKKWSDEKNLNVFGKCNNPNYHGHNYELEVKVIGTVNEDTGYIIDTKQLSSLIKEHVLDKFDHKNLNLDVAEFKKLNPTAENIVIVTYNILRPHIEEDYELKIKLYETPRNFVEYPY; from the coding sequence ATGGGTTTTAAGGTTGCAATATCAAGAAGAGAACATTTTAATTCAGCTCACAGATTACACAATAAAAAGTGGTCTGATGAAAAGAATTTAAATGTGTTCGGTAAATGTAATAATCCAAATTATCATGGTCATAATTATGAATTAGAGGTTAAGGTGATTGGCACGGTTAATGAAGATACAGGTTATATAATAGATACAAAACAGTTATCAAGTTTAATTAAGGAACATGTTCTAGATAAATTTGATCACAAGAATCTTAATTTAGATGTAGCAGAATTTAAAAAATTAAACCCAACTGCTGAAAATATTGTAATTGTTACCTATAATATATTAAGACCTCATATTGAGGAAGACTACGAACTAAAAATCAAATTATATGAAACACCAAGAAACTTTGTTGAATATCCCTACTAA